Proteins from a single region of Chryseobacterium sp. W4I1:
- a CDS encoding glycoside hydrolase family 10 protein, with amino-acid sequence MKMNIIKLTVLAGVFASYASCSVQSNTVKTTPTKNTAKPNANTTKPVAVKPVPAVLPVDENFRTTLPEVKREFRGAWIASVANINWPSRNNLTVDQQKAEAISMLDMLKDNNFNAAIFQIRPSADALYTSNIEPWSYFLTGQTGTAPYPNYDPLQFWIEEAHKRGLELHVWLNPYRAHHSNGGAVNSLSMANKLSDIVIKLKNGMYWFDPANPKTQGHVSNVVKDIVKRYDIDAVHFDDYFYPYATYNRGADFPDNASWNEYLRNGGTLSRADWRRDNVNKFVERIYKEIHAEKNYVRFGISPFGIWKPGYPAGIVGSSQYDELYADAKLWLNKGWVDYFSPQLYWPIDSKGQGFEALLNWWESENTMNRHLWPGLNTVEIKVSDRPEEIKNQIEISRQILKNDAGEIHWSIAGLTKNQNMLPVLKNGPYKEKALVPKTPWIKAVPLQTPTLFVTDNGNFTKASWSTKNIGEVFQWVLFTQYNGAWETEILTLDTLSKDIPKSKDSRKLNAVAIKAVDRLGNESDYMAKKIK; translated from the coding sequence ATGAAAATGAATATTATAAAACTGACTGTTTTAGCCGGAGTTTTTGCCTCATATGCCAGCTGCTCCGTACAAAGCAACACTGTAAAAACAACCCCGACAAAAAATACCGCCAAGCCAAATGCTAATACCACAAAACCGGTTGCTGTAAAACCGGTACCAGCTGTACTTCCTGTTGACGAAAACTTCAGAACAACACTTCCGGAAGTAAAAAGAGAATTTCGGGGAGCCTGGATTGCAAGTGTAGCTAATATCAACTGGCCATCAAGAAATAATTTAACGGTTGATCAGCAGAAAGCAGAAGCCATAAGCATGCTCGATATGCTGAAAGATAACAATTTCAATGCAGCAATCTTCCAGATCAGACCTTCTGCAGATGCGCTGTATACAAGTAATATAGAGCCATGGTCATACTTTCTGACCGGGCAGACCGGAACAGCCCCATATCCGAATTATGATCCCCTTCAGTTTTGGATTGAGGAAGCTCATAAAAGAGGTTTAGAGCTTCATGTCTGGTTAAACCCTTACCGTGCTCACCATTCAAACGGAGGAGCCGTAAACAGTCTTTCTATGGCCAATAAACTTTCCGATATCGTTATTAAATTAAAAAATGGGATGTACTGGTTCGATCCAGCTAATCCAAAAACACAGGGACATGTTTCCAATGTTGTAAAGGATATTGTCAAAAGATATGACATTGATGCTGTACATTTTGATGACTATTTCTATCCGTATGCAACCTACAACAGAGGCGCTGATTTTCCTGATAATGCCTCTTGGAATGAGTATCTCAGAAATGGAGGGACATTATCAAGAGCAGACTGGAGAAGAGATAACGTAAACAAATTCGTTGAAAGAATCTATAAAGAAATCCATGCAGAAAAAAATTATGTAAGATTTGGGATCAGCCCGTTCGGGATCTGGAAACCGGGATATCCTGCAGGAATCGTAGGTTCGTCTCAATATGATGAATTATATGCAGATGCCAAACTCTGGCTGAATAAAGGCTGGGTAGATTACTTCTCACCACAATTATATTGGCCAATCGATTCAAAAGGGCAGGGCTTTGAAGCATTACTGAATTGGTGGGAATCTGAAAATACAATGAACCGCCACCTTTGGCCGGGACTTAATACTGTTGAGATTAAAGTGTCCGACCGCCCTGAGGAAATTAAGAATCAAATCGAAATTTCAAGGCAAATTTTAAAGAATGATGCCGGAGAGATTCACTGGAGTATTGCAGGACTGACTAAAAATCAAAATATGCTTCCTGTTCTGAAAAACGGACCTTACAAGGAAAAAGCACTCGTGCCCAAAACACCATGGATCAAAGCTGTACCGCTACAGACGCCTACACTGTTTGTGACAGATAACGGAAACTTTACAAAAGCGAGCTGGAGTACCAAAAATATCGGTGAAGTTTTCCAATGGGTACTTTTCACTCAGTACAACGGAGCTTGGGAAACAGAAATCCTTACATTAGATACCCTTTCAAAAGATATCCCGAAATCTAAAGACAGCAGAAAACTGAATGCAGTCGCAATAAAAGCTGTAGACAGACTTGGAAATGAAAGTGATTATATGGCGAAAAAAATTAAATAA
- the typA gene encoding translational GTPase TypA, translating into MQNIRNIAIIAHVDHGKTTLVDKIIHATNIFRENQESGELIMDNNDLERERGITILSKNISVTYKDVKINVIDTPGHADFGGEVERVLKMADGVILLVDAFEGPMPQTRFVLQKALELGLRPLVVINKVDKPNCRPEEVHDKVFDLFFALDATEEQLDFPTFYGSSKQGWFNTSLEQTEDIFPLLDGILQYVPEPKVAEGSLQMQIVSLDFSSFLGRIAIGKVIRGEIKESQWIGLAQADGKVLKGKVKELYVFEGLGKKKVTEVKAGDICAVVGFDAFQIGDSFVDLENPEPLPRTAIDEPTLNMTFSINNSPFFGKDGKFVTSNHLKERLTKELEKNLALRVEQTDDANTFLVFGRGILHLSVLIETMRREGYEMTIGQPQVILREIDGEKCEPYESLVVDVPEEFASRVIDLATQRKGDLHIMETKGEMQHMEFEIPSRGLIGLRSQMLTATAGEAIMAHRFTEYKPFKGAIPGRSNGVLVSKTQGPATEYSIAKLQDRGKFYVDPGEEIYGGMIIGEQNKPGDLVVNIVEAKQLNNMRASGKDKDTGVAPKTLFSLEECMEYIQSDEAIEVTPNFIRMRKKILSEEERKRVERSAKA; encoded by the coding sequence ATGCAAAACATTAGAAATATTGCGATTATCGCACACGTTGACCACGGGAAGACGACTTTGGTTGACAAGATTATTCATGCTACAAACATTTTCAGAGAAAATCAGGAAAGTGGAGAATTAATAATGGATAATAACGATCTTGAAAGAGAAAGAGGTATTACCATTCTATCTAAAAATATTTCTGTTACTTATAAAGACGTTAAAATTAACGTAATCGATACTCCAGGTCACGCCGATTTCGGTGGGGAAGTAGAGAGAGTTTTAAAAATGGCGGATGGAGTTATTTTGTTGGTAGATGCCTTTGAAGGGCCTATGCCTCAAACAAGATTTGTGCTTCAGAAAGCATTGGAATTAGGACTTAGACCATTAGTGGTAATCAACAAAGTAGATAAGCCAAACTGTCGTCCTGAAGAAGTTCATGACAAGGTATTTGATTTATTCTTTGCTCTTGATGCAACTGAAGAGCAGTTGGATTTCCCAACGTTCTACGGTTCTTCTAAGCAAGGTTGGTTCAACACTTCATTAGAGCAGACTGAAGATATCTTCCCATTATTGGATGGTATTTTACAGTATGTTCCTGAACCGAAAGTGGCAGAGGGAAGCTTACAGATGCAGATCGTATCTTTAGATTTCTCTTCTTTCTTAGGAAGAATTGCTATTGGAAAAGTGATCAGAGGAGAGATCAAAGAATCTCAGTGGATCGGTCTTGCTCAGGCAGACGGAAAGGTTTTAAAAGGAAAAGTAAAAGAACTTTATGTTTTTGAAGGTTTAGGAAAGAAAAAAGTTACAGAAGTAAAAGCAGGAGATATCTGTGCTGTTGTAGGTTTTGATGCTTTCCAGATCGGTGATTCATTCGTAGATCTTGAAAATCCTGAACCATTGCCAAGAACTGCAATTGATGAGCCTACATTGAACATGACGTTCTCTATCAACAATTCACCTTTCTTCGGTAAAGACGGTAAATTTGTAACTTCAAACCACCTGAAAGAAAGATTAACTAAAGAATTAGAGAAAAACCTTGCCTTAAGAGTTGAACAAACGGATGATGCAAACACTTTCTTAGTATTCGGTAGAGGTATTCTTCACTTATCAGTTTTGATTGAAACAATGAGAAGAGAAGGTTACGAAATGACAATTGGCCAGCCACAGGTTATCCTGAGAGAAATTGACGGAGAAAAATGTGAGCCTTATGAATCTTTAGTTGTTGACGTTCCTGAAGAATTTGCTTCAAGAGTAATCGACTTGGCTACACAGAGAAAAGGAGATCTTCACATTATGGAAACTAAAGGGGAGATGCAGCACATGGAATTCGAAATTCCTTCAAGAGGTTTGATCGGATTACGTTCTCAAATGTTGACTGCTACTGCAGGTGAAGCTATTATGGCACACCGTTTCACAGAATACAAACCTTTCAAAGGAGCTATTCCTGGAAGAAGTAATGGTGTTTTGGTAAGCAAAACTCAAGGACCGGCTACAGAATATTCTATCGCAAAATTACAGGATAGAGGTAAGTTCTATGTTGATCCGGGTGAGGAGATCTACGGAGGTATGATCATTGGTGAGCAAAACAAGCCAGGTGACCTTGTCGTAAACATCGTTGAAGCAAAACAGTTGAACAACATGAGAGCTTCAGGTAAAGATAAAGATACGGGTGTAGCTCCGAAAACATTATTCTCACTGGAAGAATGTATGGAATATATCCAGAGTGATGAAGCCATTGAGGTAACGCCAAACTTCATCAGAATGAGAAAGAAAATCCTTTCTGAAGAAGAAAGAAAAAGAGTGGAAAGATCAGCGAAAGCATAA